The Micromonospora sp. NBC_01740 genome includes a window with the following:
- a CDS encoding STAS domain-containing protein → MELSLATRTVGEHTVLEVGGEVDVYTAPRLRERLLELIDGGARHVVVDLGRVDFLDSTGLGVLVGALKRLRAAGGSFALVCDKEPLLKIFRITALDQVFPLHPTVDAAVGTDPAGTGV, encoded by the coding sequence ATGGAGCTGTCGCTGGCGACCCGCACCGTGGGCGAGCACACGGTGCTCGAAGTCGGCGGTGAGGTGGACGTCTACACCGCGCCCCGGCTACGGGAGCGGCTCCTCGAGCTGATCGACGGTGGGGCCCGTCACGTCGTGGTCGACCTGGGTCGGGTGGACTTCCTCGACTCCACCGGGCTGGGCGTGCTGGTCGGCGCGCTCAAGCGGCTGCGCGCGGCCGGCGGCTCGTTCGCCCTGGTCTGCGACAAGGAGCCGCTGCTCAAGATCTTCCGGATCACCGCGCTCGACCAGGTCTTCCCGCTGCATCCCACGGTCGACGCGGCGGTCGGCACCGACCCGGCCGGCACCGGCGTCTGA
- a CDS encoding ATP-binding protein, translating into MATVKLSFSPAPVHVRTARLVGVAVARRAGVREELLDEVRLAIGEACTRAVALHRQYGVSEPVLVEMSDTGAYAVRVVDRAPIEAGLGLAALNADQLANESLDEDDLTTGVGFALLAGFVEDLQVRPVDEGVGTEVRMVWPVGR; encoded by the coding sequence ATGGCCACGGTCAAGCTCTCCTTCTCGCCGGCCCCGGTGCACGTGCGCACCGCGCGCCTGGTCGGCGTGGCGGTCGCCCGGCGGGCCGGGGTCCGCGAGGAGCTGCTGGACGAGGTGCGGCTGGCCATCGGCGAGGCGTGCACCCGCGCGGTCGCCCTGCACCGCCAGTACGGCGTGTCCGAGCCCGTGCTCGTCGAGATGTCCGACACGGGCGCGTACGCGGTGCGCGTCGTCGACCGCGCGCCGATCGAGGCCGGTCTCGGCCTGGCGGCGCTCAACGCCGACCAGCTCGCCAACGAGTCGCTCGACGAGGACGACCTCACCACCGGCGTGGGCTTCGCGCTGCTTGCCGGTTTCGTCGAGGACCTCCAGGTGCGCCCGGTCGACGAGGGCGTCGGCACCGAGGTGCGGATGGTCTGGCCCGTCGGCCGGTGA
- a CDS encoding sodium-translocating pyrophosphatase: MSDTLAADGGGISLTGNNVTYVVIAAVIALVALAFAGALTKAVLAAGKGTNKMQEISGAVQEGASAYLLRQFRTLAIFVVIAVVLLFLLPVHGTDGSEVAVKIGRSVFFVVGALFSAFIGGAGMWLATRANLRVAAAAREREGGREAAMKIAFRTGGVVGFLTVGLGLFGAALVVLFYRSDAPTVLEGFGFGAALLAMFMRVGGGIFTKAADVGADLVGKVEQGIPEDDPRNAATIADNVGDNVGDCAGMAADLFESYAVTLVAALILGRAAFGEEGLVFPLIVSTIGVLVAIVGVFITRLRASDRNGLTAINRAFYISAVLSAVLVAIATYAYLPATFAELEGGLTDVSENPRTVAIGAVVIGIVLAAAIQALTGYFTETNRRPVQDIGKSSQTGAATVILAGISIGLESAVYSALLIGAGVFGAFLLGGSSITLSLFAVAMAGTGLLTTVGVIVAMDTFGPISDNAQGVAEMSGDIDEHGARTLTELDAVGNTTKAITKGIAIATAVLAATALFGSYTDTLRTAYSDAGVGDVGTEILNSLNVANPRNLVGLIIGAAVVFLFSGLAINAVSRSAGAVVMEVRRQFRELPGIMDGTQRPEYGKVVDICTRDAQRELMTPGLLAILAPIAVGFGLGPGALAAYLAGAIGAGTLMAVFLSNSGGAWDNAKKLVEDGAYGGKGSESHAATVIGDTVGDPFKDTAGPAINPLIKVMNLVSLLIAPAVVAWSVGDERNTALRVGIAVVATLIIAAAVVFSKRKGVAMSDADSGTGAGSPDQRPETVNA, from the coding sequence ATGTCCGACACCTTGGCCGCCGATGGCGGCGGGATCTCCCTCACCGGAAACAACGTCACGTACGTCGTCATCGCCGCGGTCATCGCGCTGGTGGCGCTCGCCTTCGCCGGCGCGCTGACGAAGGCCGTACTGGCCGCCGGCAAGGGCACCAACAAAATGCAGGAGATCTCCGGCGCGGTCCAGGAGGGCGCCTCGGCCTACCTGCTCCGGCAGTTCCGGACCCTGGCGATCTTCGTGGTCATCGCCGTGGTGCTGCTCTTCCTGCTGCCGGTGCACGGCACCGACGGCAGCGAAGTGGCGGTGAAGATCGGCCGATCCGTCTTCTTCGTCGTGGGCGCGCTGTTCAGCGCGTTCATCGGCGGCGCCGGCATGTGGCTGGCCACCCGGGCCAACCTGCGGGTCGCCGCCGCCGCCCGGGAGCGCGAAGGCGGCCGGGAGGCCGCGATGAAGATCGCCTTCCGCACCGGTGGCGTGGTCGGCTTCCTCACCGTCGGTCTCGGCCTCTTCGGCGCCGCGCTGGTCGTGCTGTTCTACCGCAGCGACGCGCCGACCGTGCTGGAGGGCTTCGGCTTCGGCGCCGCGCTGCTCGCCATGTTCATGCGGGTCGGCGGCGGCATCTTCACCAAGGCCGCCGACGTCGGCGCCGACCTGGTCGGCAAGGTCGAGCAGGGCATCCCCGAGGACGACCCGCGCAACGCCGCCACCATCGCCGACAACGTGGGCGACAACGTGGGTGACTGCGCCGGCATGGCCGCCGACCTCTTCGAGTCGTACGCGGTCACCCTGGTCGCCGCGCTGATCCTCGGCCGCGCCGCCTTCGGCGAGGAGGGCCTGGTCTTCCCGCTGATCGTCTCCACCATCGGTGTGCTCGTCGCGATCGTCGGCGTCTTCATCACCCGGCTGCGCGCCTCGGACCGCAACGGCCTGACCGCGATCAACCGGGCCTTCTACATCTCGGCGGTGCTCTCCGCGGTGCTGGTGGCGATCGCCACGTACGCGTACCTGCCGGCCACCTTCGCCGAGCTGGAGGGCGGGCTGACCGACGTCAGCGAGAACCCGCGGACGGTCGCCATCGGCGCGGTCGTCATCGGCATCGTGCTGGCGGCGGCGATCCAGGCGCTGACCGGCTACTTCACCGAGACCAACCGGCGCCCGGTGCAGGACATCGGCAAGAGCTCGCAGACGGGCGCCGCCACCGTCATCCTCGCCGGCATCAGCATCGGCCTGGAGTCGGCGGTCTACTCGGCGCTGCTGATCGGCGCCGGCGTGTTCGGCGCGTTCCTGCTCGGCGGCAGCTCCATCACGCTCTCGCTGTTCGCCGTGGCGATGGCCGGCACCGGCCTGCTCACCACGGTCGGCGTGATCGTCGCGATGGACACCTTCGGCCCGATCTCCGACAACGCCCAGGGCGTGGCGGAGATGTCCGGCGACATCGACGAGCACGGCGCCCGGACGCTCACCGAGCTGGACGCGGTCGGCAACACCACCAAGGCGATCACCAAGGGCATCGCGATCGCCACGGCGGTGCTCGCCGCGACGGCGCTGTTCGGCTCGTACACCGACACGCTGCGCACCGCGTACTCGGACGCCGGAGTGGGCGACGTCGGCACCGAGATCCTCAACTCGCTGAACGTGGCGAACCCGCGCAACCTGGTCGGCCTGATCATCGGCGCCGCGGTGGTGTTCCTCTTCTCCGGCCTGGCCATCAACGCGGTCTCCCGCTCGGCGGGCGCGGTCGTGATGGAGGTACGCCGGCAGTTCCGTGAGCTGCCCGGCATCATGGACGGCACCCAGCGCCCCGAGTACGGCAAGGTCGTCGACATCTGCACCCGGGACGCGCAGCGCGAGCTGATGACCCCCGGTCTGCTCGCCATCCTCGCGCCGATCGCGGTGGGCTTCGGCCTCGGGCCCGGCGCGCTGGCGGCGTACCTGGCCGGTGCGATCGGCGCCGGCACGCTGATGGCGGTCTTCCTGTCCAACTCCGGTGGCGCCTGGGACAACGCCAAGAAGCTCGTCGAGGACGGCGCGTACGGCGGCAAGGGCTCCGAGTCGCACGCCGCCACGGTCATCGGCGACACCGTCGGCGACCCGTTCAAGGACACCGCCGGCCCGGCGATCAACCCGCTGATCAAGGTGATGAACCTGGTCTCACTGCTGATCGCGCCGGCCGTGGTGGCCTGGAGCGTGGGCGACGAGCGGAACACCGCCCTGCGGGTGGGGATCGCCGTGGTGGCGACGCTGATCATCGCCGCGGCGGTGGTGTTCAGCAAGCGCAAGGGCGTGGCCATGTCCGACGCCGACTCCGGCACGGGTGCGGGCAGTCCGGACCAGCGGCCGGAGACGGTCAACGCCTGA
- the topA gene encoding type I DNA topoisomerase codes for MPSNAGTTRLVIVESPAKAKTISGYLGPGYVVEASFGHVRDLPRNAADVPAKYKGESWARLGVDVDNGFHALYVVSADRKQQISKLVKLAKEVDEIFLATDEDREGEAIAWHLVETLKPKVPVKRMVFHEITKPAIQAAVANPREIDRDLVDAQEARRILDRLYGYEVSPVLWKKVMPKLSAGRVQSVATRIVVERERQRMAFRTAEYWDILATLAVTDASEGPRNFNATLVALNGDRIATGKDFEPTTGRVKAGAGVVHLDAGGARGLAARLEGRPFTVTRVEEKPYRRRPYAPFITSTLQQEAARKLRFSSQQTMRTAQRLYENGYITYMRTDSVNLSETAITAARRQIVELYGERSVPPEPRRYTGKVKNAQEAHEAIRPAGDNFRTPGDVAKELSAEEFKLYELIWRRTIASQMTDAVGSSVSVRIRAVSSAQEEADFGATGKTITDPGFLRAYVESSDDENAEAEDAERRLPNLVKGQPLTADELAAQGHHTQPPSRYTEASLVKALEELGIGRPSTYASIMQTIQDRGYVTKRGQAMIPTFLAFAVIGLLERHYPRLIDYDFTASMENELDEIAGGDHAAVDFLTAFYFGGANGAGDRDIARSGGLKKLVTENINEIDARSVNSIPLFTDDEGREVVVRVGRYGPYLQRAVPGEQQAPAAEGEEGGGQGDRAPIPEGLAPDELTPEKVHELFLGGGGERKLGDDPATGEPILLKSGRFGPYVASGERKSSLLRSQSPDSLTFDEALKLLSLPRLIGVAPDGAEVLANNGRYGPYVKQGDEFRSLDSEEKMFTVTLDEALALLSAPKARQRRAAAPPLREMGVDPLTEKPLVIKDGRFGPYVTDGETNASLRRGQTPEALSIEEASEMLAEKRAKGPAPKKKAAAKKAPAKKATAAKKTAAATKSTAAKKTTTAKATTARKTPAKKAAPRKATTPSPD; via the coding sequence GTGCCGAGCAACGCTGGAACCACCCGTCTGGTCATCGTCGAGTCACCGGCGAAGGCCAAGACGATCTCGGGCTATCTCGGCCCGGGGTACGTCGTGGAGGCCAGCTTCGGCCACGTCCGGGACCTCCCGCGCAACGCCGCCGACGTGCCGGCCAAGTACAAGGGCGAGTCGTGGGCCCGGCTCGGGGTGGACGTCGACAACGGCTTCCACGCCCTCTACGTGGTCTCCGCCGACCGCAAGCAGCAGATCAGCAAGCTGGTGAAGCTGGCCAAGGAGGTCGACGAGATCTTCCTGGCGACGGATGAGGACCGCGAGGGCGAGGCGATCGCCTGGCACCTGGTGGAGACGCTCAAGCCCAAGGTGCCGGTCAAGCGGATGGTCTTCCACGAGATCACCAAGCCGGCCATCCAGGCCGCGGTGGCCAACCCCCGCGAGATCGACCGGGACCTGGTCGACGCCCAGGAGGCCCGGCGCATCCTCGACCGCCTCTACGGCTACGAGGTCTCGCCCGTGCTGTGGAAGAAGGTCATGCCGAAGCTCTCGGCGGGCCGGGTGCAGTCCGTGGCGACGCGGATCGTGGTGGAGCGCGAGCGGCAGCGGATGGCCTTCCGCACGGCGGAGTACTGGGACATCCTGGCCACCCTGGCCGTGACGGACGCCAGCGAGGGGCCCCGCAACTTCAACGCCACCCTGGTCGCGCTGAACGGCGACCGGATCGCCACCGGCAAGGACTTCGAGCCGACCACCGGCCGGGTGAAGGCCGGCGCGGGCGTGGTCCACCTCGACGCCGGGGGCGCCCGGGGCCTCGCGGCCCGCCTGGAGGGCCGGCCGTTCACCGTCACCCGGGTCGAGGAGAAGCCCTACCGCCGCCGCCCGTACGCGCCGTTCATCACCTCCACCCTCCAGCAGGAGGCGGCCCGCAAGCTGCGGTTCTCGTCGCAGCAGACGATGCGCACCGCGCAGCGCCTCTACGAGAACGGCTACATCACCTACATGCGTACCGACTCGGTGAACCTGTCGGAAACCGCCATCACGGCGGCCCGCCGGCAGATCGTCGAGCTGTACGGCGAGCGCAGCGTGCCGCCGGAGCCGCGCCGCTACACCGGCAAGGTGAAGAACGCGCAGGAGGCGCACGAGGCGATCCGCCCGGCGGGGGACAACTTCCGCACCCCGGGTGACGTGGCCAAGGAGCTCTCCGCCGAGGAGTTCAAGCTCTACGAGCTGATCTGGCGGCGCACCATCGCCTCGCAGATGACCGACGCCGTCGGCTCGAGCGTCTCGGTGCGCATCCGCGCCGTCTCCTCCGCCCAGGAGGAGGCCGACTTCGGTGCCACCGGCAAGACCATCACCGACCCGGGCTTCCTGCGGGCGTACGTCGAGTCCAGCGACGACGAGAACGCCGAGGCCGAGGACGCCGAGCGTCGCCTGCCCAACCTGGTCAAGGGCCAGCCGCTCACCGCCGACGAACTGGCCGCGCAGGGCCACCACACCCAGCCGCCGTCGCGCTACACCGAGGCGTCGCTGGTGAAGGCCCTCGAGGAGCTGGGCATCGGCCGCCCGTCGACGTACGCGTCGATCATGCAGACGATCCAGGACCGCGGCTACGTGACCAAGCGCGGCCAGGCGATGATCCCGACCTTCCTGGCCTTCGCCGTGATCGGCCTGCTGGAGCGGCACTACCCGCGCCTGATCGACTACGACTTCACCGCCAGCATGGAGAACGAGCTGGACGAGATCGCCGGCGGCGACCACGCCGCCGTCGACTTCCTCACCGCGTTCTACTTCGGCGGCGCCAACGGCGCCGGCGACCGGGACATCGCCCGCTCGGGCGGGCTGAAGAAGCTGGTCACCGAGAACATCAACGAGATCGACGCGCGCAGCGTCAACTCCATCCCGCTGTTCACCGACGACGAGGGCCGCGAGGTCGTCGTGCGGGTGGGCCGCTACGGGCCGTACCTCCAGCGGGCGGTGCCGGGCGAGCAGCAGGCGCCGGCCGCCGAGGGTGAGGAGGGCGGTGGCCAGGGCGACCGGGCCCCGATCCCCGAGGGGCTGGCGCCGGACGAGCTGACCCCGGAGAAGGTGCACGAGCTGTTCCTCGGCGGCGGGGGCGAGCGCAAGCTCGGCGACGACCCGGCCACCGGTGAGCCGATCCTGCTCAAGTCGGGCCGCTTCGGCCCGTACGTGGCCAGTGGCGAGCGCAAGTCGTCGCTGCTGCGCTCGCAGTCGCCGGACTCGCTGACCTTCGACGAGGCGCTGAAGCTGCTGAGCCTGCCCCGGCTGATCGGGGTGGCCCCGGACGGCGCTGAGGTCCTGGCGAACAACGGCCGCTACGGCCCGTACGTCAAGCAGGGCGACGAGTTCCGCTCGCTGGACTCCGAAGAGAAGATGTTCACCGTCACGCTGGACGAGGCGCTGGCCCTGCTGTCCGCCCCGAAGGCCCGCCAGCGCCGCGCCGCCGCGCCGCCGCTGCGGGAGATGGGCGTCGACCCGCTGACGGAAAAGCCGCTGGTCATCAAGGACGGCCGGTTCGGCCCGTACGTCACCGACGGCGAGACGAACGCGTCGCTGCGGCGCGGCCAGACCCCGGAGGCGCTGAGCATCGAGGAAGCCTCCGAGATGCTCGCCGAGAAGCGGGCGAAGGGGCCGGCGCCGAAGAAGAAGGCCGCCGCGAAGAAGGCGCCCGCGAAGAAGGCCACGGCGGCGAAGAAGACGGCTGCGGCGACCAAGTCGACGGCGGCGAAGAAGACCACGACGGCCAAGGCCACCACCGCCAGGAAGACCCCGGCGAAGAAGGCGGCCCCGAGAAAGGCCACCACCCCCAGCCCCGACTGA
- a CDS encoding endonuclease domain-containing protein translates to MRLRFTQPPAALGRAVPGDDADELTWLLFRQDEVISLDQALRHLSHKAIRHRVTSRRWRHVHRAVFVAHSGPIGPAQLRWIAVLAAGPGAMLGGLTAAQAGGLRGFSDLAIHLLLPAGRRRELPQRVVAHRTTHLPERDVLAVGQPRRTMPARSVVDAAQWARTDAEARAIVAAGFQQRIVCEEELREVLDRMPRLRRRKLILSVATDAGGGAHSLAELDFLALTRRAGLPEPTRQKIRYDTTGRRRYLDAYFEEWRVHVEIDGGQHLDPRAAWADMRRQNDLWVEGDRVLRFPSWALRAHPAEVIAQLRTALRRAGWPG, encoded by the coding sequence GTGAGATTGCGCTTCACGCAACCCCCGGCGGCCCTGGGCCGTGCGGTGCCCGGCGACGACGCCGACGAGTTGACCTGGCTGCTTTTCCGGCAGGACGAGGTGATCAGCCTCGACCAGGCGCTGCGACACCTGTCCCACAAGGCGATCCGGCACCGGGTGACCAGCAGACGGTGGCGACACGTCCACCGTGCCGTCTTCGTGGCCCACAGCGGGCCGATCGGTCCCGCCCAGCTTCGATGGATCGCGGTGCTGGCCGCCGGGCCGGGCGCGATGCTCGGTGGGCTCACCGCCGCCCAGGCGGGAGGGCTGCGCGGCTTTTCCGACCTGGCGATCCACCTCCTGCTGCCGGCTGGCCGGCGGCGAGAGCTGCCGCAACGTGTGGTGGCGCACCGGACGACCCATCTGCCGGAGCGGGACGTGCTCGCGGTCGGGCAGCCACGTCGGACGATGCCCGCCCGGTCGGTCGTGGACGCGGCACAGTGGGCGCGTACCGACGCGGAGGCCCGGGCGATCGTCGCGGCAGGCTTCCAGCAACGGATCGTGTGCGAGGAGGAGCTGCGCGAGGTCCTCGACCGGATGCCACGGCTGCGTCGCCGGAAACTGATCCTGAGCGTCGCCACGGACGCGGGCGGCGGGGCGCACTCCCTGGCCGAGTTGGACTTCCTGGCTCTGACGCGCCGCGCCGGGCTGCCCGAACCCACTCGACAGAAGATCAGGTACGACACCACGGGACGGCGCCGCTACCTCGACGCGTACTTCGAGGAGTGGAGAGTGCACGTCGAGATCGACGGCGGCCAGCATCTCGACCCGCGTGCGGCCTGGGCCGACATGCGCCGTCAGAACGACCTGTGGGTCGAAGGGGATCGCGTCCTTCGATTCCCGTCCTGGGCCCTCCGCGCCCACCCGGCCGAGGTCATCGCCCAACTCCGTACGGCACTGCGCAGGGCGGGCTGGCCGGGCTGA
- a CDS encoding D-arabinono-1,4-lactone oxidase: MAGTTPPTLAAWSNWAGNQRATATTILRPASLADVTEAVRAAATAGDRIRAVGSGHSFTGVAITDGRRMELTHLDTGVRVDTDRRLVTVPAGITLRALNELLAAHGLALPNLGDIDAQTIAGAISTGTHGTGAAYGCLSTFVEALTLVTGTGEVLRCSADEHPDVFAAARVSLGALGVLVEVTLRCVDAFVLRAHERPAPLAAVLDELPALIDRHDHVEFYWFPYTARVQVKANDRVADDDRPLPRWRNWLDDEFLSNTVFAGACRLGRAVPALAPGISAVSARALTERRYTGRSDQVFCTPRRVRFMEMEYALPRDALPEALDALRRIVDGLPFKVLFPVEVRFTAADDIWLSHGYGRESAYVAVHQYVGMPYEPYFRAFEQVAASLGGRPHWGKLHWRDAESLATAYPRWADFQALRARLDPHHLFTNPHLTRTLG, from the coding sequence ATGGCCGGTACCACACCGCCCACCCTGGCAGCCTGGTCCAACTGGGCCGGCAACCAACGCGCCACCGCCACCACCATCCTGCGCCCCGCCTCCCTCGCCGACGTCACCGAGGCTGTCCGCGCCGCCGCGACGGCCGGGGACCGGATCCGGGCGGTGGGCAGCGGCCACTCCTTCACCGGCGTCGCGATCACCGACGGACGACGCATGGAACTGACCCACCTGGACACCGGGGTACGCGTCGACACCGACCGCCGACTGGTCACCGTACCGGCCGGGATCACCCTGCGCGCACTCAACGAACTGCTCGCCGCACACGGCCTGGCCCTACCCAACCTGGGCGACATCGACGCACAGACGATCGCCGGCGCGATCTCCACCGGCACCCACGGCACCGGCGCCGCCTACGGCTGCCTGTCGACGTTCGTCGAGGCGCTCACCCTCGTCACCGGCACCGGCGAGGTGCTGCGCTGCTCCGCCGACGAGCACCCCGACGTCTTCGCCGCCGCCCGGGTGTCGCTGGGCGCGCTCGGGGTCCTCGTCGAGGTGACCCTGCGCTGTGTGGACGCCTTCGTGCTGCGCGCCCACGAGCGGCCGGCGCCGCTGGCGGCCGTGCTCGACGAGCTGCCCGCGCTGATCGACAGGCACGACCACGTCGAGTTCTACTGGTTCCCGTACACCGCCCGAGTACAGGTCAAGGCCAACGACCGGGTCGCCGACGACGACCGGCCACTGCCCCGGTGGCGCAACTGGCTGGACGACGAGTTCCTGTCCAACACCGTCTTCGCCGGGGCCTGCCGGCTCGGCCGCGCCGTGCCGGCGCTCGCCCCCGGCATCAGCGCCGTCTCCGCCCGCGCGCTCACCGAACGCCGCTACACCGGCCGCTCCGACCAGGTCTTCTGCACCCCGCGCCGGGTCCGCTTCATGGAGATGGAGTACGCCCTGCCGCGCGACGCCCTGCCCGAGGCGCTCGACGCGCTGCGGCGCATCGTCGACGGGCTGCCGTTCAAGGTGCTCTTCCCGGTCGAGGTGCGGTTCACCGCCGCCGACGACATCTGGCTCTCCCACGGCTACGGGCGCGAGTCGGCGTACGTGGCCGTCCACCAGTACGTCGGCATGCCGTACGAGCCGTACTTCCGGGCCTTCGAGCAGGTCGCCGCGAGCCTCGGCGGCCGGCCCCACTGGGGCAAGCTGCACTGGCGCGACGCGGAGTCGCTCGCGACGGCCTACCCCCGCTGGGCGGACTTCCAGGCGCTACGCGCCCGCCTGGACCCACACCACCTCTTCACCAACCCCCACCTGACCCGAACCCTCGGCTGA
- a CDS encoding TetR/AcrR family transcriptional regulator, with protein sequence MLDACAELVDEVGYEGLTTTLLAERAEVAIGSVYQFFPDKRAIVQALTLRTMESYLQRLDERFASDDLTHWWDGVDAGIDEYITMHRTVPGFRTLHFGDVVDLHLLDEQRDNNGVIADQLARVLAERFGLDVPDLRFHLEIAVEAADALIKLAFRRLPEGDDRVLAEAKALIREYLHRQVDAPADANQSG encoded by the coding sequence ATGCTGGACGCCTGTGCAGAACTCGTCGACGAGGTGGGGTACGAGGGTCTGACCACGACCCTGCTCGCCGAGCGTGCCGAGGTGGCGATCGGGTCGGTCTACCAGTTCTTCCCGGACAAGCGGGCGATCGTGCAGGCGCTGACCCTGCGCACGATGGAGTCCTACCTCCAGCGGCTCGACGAGCGGTTCGCCTCCGACGACCTGACCCACTGGTGGGACGGGGTCGACGCGGGCATCGACGAGTACATCACGATGCACCGCACCGTTCCGGGATTCCGTACCCTGCACTTCGGCGACGTGGTCGACCTGCACCTGCTCGACGAGCAGCGGGACAACAACGGCGTGATCGCGGACCAGTTGGCCCGCGTACTGGCCGAGCGCTTCGGGCTCGACGTCCCCGACCTCCGGTTCCACCTGGAGATCGCCGTGGAGGCGGCCGACGCGCTGATCAAGTTGGCGTTCCGCCGGCTGCCCGAGGGCGACGACCGGGTCCTGGCCGAGGCGAAGGCGCTGATCCGGGAGTACCTGCACCGCCAGGTCGACGCCCCGGCCGACGCCAACCAGTCCGGCTGA